A window of the Chloroflexus sp. Y-396-1 genome harbors these coding sequences:
- a CDS encoding Flp pilus assembly protein CpaB yields the protein MQRGALLILLIGLIIIIGGLAAFLILRSSEPADTTSQTPEVPPPLTEVPRVLVVQARVDLEANTLLNDPTVLEVAEVPITEFDEAQEFSKISDVLGKLLINPVPAGQPIRRADLRDAGLAQRIPTPEPGQPRVKAYPLPVNIISGVADQIAVGDFVDIIATFSVERQIFRPNITQPIEDNQPVSRFVESQEFFFATKTIIQRAQVLQIVRPAVPTAPSDGGGAGPSETIPPPQSSSLPQVDASGQPITGGQVVEGGTGGVSTLTQGFWMVVLGLTDQEIELLEFALQSNARIVLALRGADDILIEETSGATLDILVREFGLPLPRPLPPQVYSEDEFLQPTP from the coding sequence ATGCAGCGTGGTGCGTTACTCATTCTACTGATCGGACTTATTATCATTATCGGTGGACTAGCGGCTTTCTTGATCTTGCGTAGTAGTGAACCTGCTGACACTACCTCCCAAACACCCGAGGTTCCACCCCCTCTTACAGAGGTACCCCGTGTTCTTGTCGTGCAAGCGCGTGTTGATCTTGAAGCAAACACCTTGCTCAATGATCCAACGGTGCTCGAAGTCGCTGAAGTACCGATTACCGAGTTTGATGAAGCGCAGGAGTTTAGTAAGATTAGTGATGTGCTCGGCAAACTATTGATTAATCCGGTCCCTGCCGGTCAACCGATCAGGCGCGCTGATCTCCGTGACGCTGGTTTGGCACAACGTATCCCAACTCCTGAACCCGGCCAGCCACGAGTAAAGGCGTATCCGCTTCCTGTGAACATCATATCAGGAGTGGCTGACCAGATCGCAGTTGGAGACTTTGTTGATATTATCGCTACTTTCTCAGTTGAGCGGCAAATTTTTCGTCCTAACATAACACAGCCCATTGAGGATAACCAACCTGTGTCTCGATTTGTAGAATCGCAGGAGTTTTTCTTCGCGACGAAAACGATCATTCAACGTGCGCAAGTATTGCAGATCGTGCGTCCTGCCGTACCAACCGCGCCTAGCGACGGGGGAGGTGCCGGCCCGTCCGAAACGATCCCACCACCACAATCGTCAAGTCTGCCGCAGGTTGATGCTTCAGGACAGCCTATCACCGGTGGACAGGTGGTTGAGGGTGGCACAGGTGGCGTCAGTACGTTGACTCAAGGATTTTGGATGGTCGTACTTGGTCTAACTGATCAGGAAATTGAGTTATTAGAGTTTGCGTTACAGTCGAATGCTCGGATCGTATTAGCGCTTCGTGGTGCTGATGATATATTAATAGAGGAGACTAGTGGTGCGACTCTTGATATCCTAGTACGTGAGTTCGGCTTGCCACTGCC
- a CDS encoding alpha/beta fold hydrolase — MTTLSTLWEIESPSGPVAFRVSGQGRPLIFLHGWGASSRYWQAAPAFLPDYRLIAIDLPGCGASPAPLEPVTLTSYARAVLAVADALDIDRFALVGHSLGAAVALATSGLAHERVERLALISFGFSANPCEDSLVTVAGAQWQVAAAWWRPWLLCWRPWWEVTHDWRKVWWTLPPTPELLARPMVRRPLDSSLLAQGIADLVVMDPLVAIESAAIMGHPQLKRVLQRPLPPVLLISGRNDPVFPPANVMALSRYLRDVRVVFIPDCGHVPMVEEPAICYQTIAQFLDRENDYLS; from the coding sequence ATGACAACATTGTCTACGCTTTGGGAAATCGAGAGCCCGTCGGGGCCGGTTGCCTTCCGTGTTTCTGGGCAGGGGCGTCCGCTAATCTTTTTGCATGGTTGGGGAGCTTCGAGTCGGTACTGGCAGGCTGCACCGGCGTTTTTGCCCGACTATCGACTAATTGCGATTGATCTCCCCGGTTGTGGCGCCTCACCGGCGCCCCTCGAACCGGTAACCCTGACTTCGTATGCTAGGGCTGTGTTGGCAGTAGCCGATGCACTCGATATTGACCGGTTTGCGTTAGTAGGTCATTCCTTAGGTGCAGCAGTGGCTCTGGCAACCAGCGGCCTGGCACATGAGCGGGTCGAGCGTCTTGCCCTAATCAGTTTCGGTTTTAGTGCCAATCCTTGCGAGGATAGCCTGGTTACCGTTGCCGGCGCCCAGTGGCAGGTGGCTGCCGCATGGTGGCGGCCGTGGCTGCTCTGTTGGCGGCCATGGTGGGAAGTCACTCACGATTGGCGGAAAGTATGGTGGACGTTGCCACCAACACCAGAGTTACTGGCCCGCCCGATGGTACGACGTCCACTCGACAGTTCACTGCTGGCTCAGGGGATCGCCGATCTGGTTGTGATGGATCCGCTGGTAGCTATTGAGTCGGCAGCCATTATGGGGCATCCACAGCTTAAACGGGTATTGCAACGCCCGTTGCCGCCGGTTTTGCTTATCAGTGGACGTAACGATCCGGTCTTTCCACCGGCAAACGTGATGGCGCTCAGTCGTTATTTGCGCGATGTACGGGTAGTTTTCATTCCCGACTGTGGTCATGTACCAATGGTTGAAGAACCGGCAATATGTTATCAAACAATTGCACAATTTCTTGACAGGGAAAACGACTATTTGTCGTAA
- a CDS encoding uracil-DNA glycosylase: MSSPINELISDLAALEAPPDTVNMYAWCAADALQTQGNVIRRNNLALALSLALERGPDLLLVGEAPGYNGARRTGVPFTSEQILLSGIEPLHQFGVERGFALATTDGRISREPTATIVYRELAALKLFAVGWNAFPLHPHQPGQPQSNRTPRQHELALGLPFLQRVCSLFSVCPVVAMGRIADQALCRLGIPHAVVRHPAQGGARRFAEGLRQLLACARELPTAEHSL, from the coding sequence ATGTCATCACCGATTAACGAACTGATCAGTGATCTAGCTGCACTTGAAGCGCCACCTGATACGGTCAATATGTATGCCTGGTGTGCTGCTGATGCGTTGCAAACCCAGGGGAATGTCATTCGCCGAAACAATCTGGCGCTGGCGCTCTCGCTGGCGCTCGAACGTGGCCCCGATCTGCTGCTGGTCGGCGAGGCTCCCGGTTACAACGGCGCACGACGGACCGGCGTTCCCTTTACCAGTGAACAGATTCTGCTGTCCGGCATTGAACCACTGCATCAATTTGGAGTTGAACGGGGATTTGCTCTGGCAACCACTGATGGCCGAATTTCTCGTGAACCGACTGCGACGATTGTCTATCGCGAGTTAGCAGCGCTAAAGCTATTTGCCGTTGGCTGGAATGCGTTTCCACTTCATCCACATCAACCAGGTCAACCGCAGAGTAATCGTACTCCACGCCAGCACGAACTGGCGCTTGGTTTACCCTTCTTACAGCGCGTGTGCAGTCTCTTTTCTGTCTGCCCAGTTGTGGCGATGGGTCGAATTGCTGATCAGGCCCTCTGCCGCCTCGGTATTCCCCATGCCGTGGTTCGTCATCCAGCCCAGGGTGGTGCGCGCCGCTTTGCCGAAGGATTACGTCAGCTCTTGGCCTGCGCCAGGGAGTTGCCAACGGCAGAACATTCGCTATAA
- a CDS encoding alpha-amylase family glycosyl hydrolase has translation MHRTVCTLLMIVLLVACGMPAATSTDSSPTPTTANTPTSSRPPTPTRDPRLPTLPARITPGPTATPFPLAAGWWDGAVCYEIFVRSFYDSDGDGIGDINGIIAKLDYLNDGDPTMTTDLGINCIWLMPVAEAASYHGYDTIDYYTVERDYGTNDDFKRLVAEAERRGIKIIIDLVLNHTSTQHPWFQEALRDPNSPYRDWYLWSAIDPGYRGPFGNNVVWHKSPVRDEYYYGVFWGGMPDLNYRNPAVTAEAYKIARFWVEEMGVAGFRLDAIKHLVEYHTLQEDTAETFEWLRAFRRFLERELPGTFTIGEVFNGNPRTLAPYYPDQLDYYFEFEVANQIRGAANTGLARLFMQAVQEAYTKLPYQRWAPFLTNHDQNRVMSVLGNDFAKAKLAALALLTMPGLPFIYYGEEIGMLGVKPDERIRTPMQWTKEEFGGFSSGIPWQLPQRDYPEKNVMLQDQDPDSLLNTYRQLIHLHVGTPALATGDFWPLTVKGAGIAAYIRRSGDNIVLVMINFDKTPAGPFSLTLESSDLPGGAYQLTALFGTPPAPAATLTIDNGVIVDYQPFTEIPAQTGYIFKLER, from the coding sequence ATGCACCGAACAGTATGTACCCTGCTGATGATCGTCTTGCTTGTGGCGTGTGGGATGCCAGCAGCGACATCAACCGACTCATCACCCACCCCGACCACGGCCAACACGCCAACAAGTAGCCGGCCACCAACGCCTACCCGTGATCCGCGATTGCCGACATTGCCAGCGCGGATAACCCCCGGCCCAACGGCAACACCGTTTCCGCTTGCAGCCGGTTGGTGGGATGGTGCGGTCTGCTACGAAATCTTCGTGCGCTCGTTTTACGACAGTGATGGTGACGGAATCGGTGATATTAATGGGATCATTGCCAAACTGGATTATCTGAACGATGGCGATCCGACCATGACCACCGATCTAGGGATTAACTGTATCTGGTTGATGCCGGTGGCTGAAGCTGCGAGTTATCATGGGTACGATACCATCGACTATTACACGGTCGAACGCGACTACGGTACTAATGACGACTTCAAGCGTTTGGTCGCGGAAGCAGAACGACGTGGTATCAAAATTATTATTGATCTGGTGTTGAACCATACCAGCACCCAGCATCCCTGGTTTCAGGAAGCGTTACGCGATCCGAATTCACCCTACCGTGATTGGTATCTCTGGTCGGCTATCGATCCTGGCTATCGCGGCCCGTTTGGCAACAATGTGGTCTGGCATAAATCGCCCGTTCGTGATGAATACTACTACGGCGTTTTCTGGGGTGGCATGCCTGATCTCAACTACCGGAATCCAGCAGTAACTGCGGAAGCATATAAGATTGCACGCTTCTGGGTTGAAGAAATGGGAGTTGCCGGCTTCCGCCTTGACGCCATTAAGCATCTGGTTGAATATCATACCCTTCAGGAAGACACTGCTGAAACATTTGAGTGGCTGCGTGCATTTCGCCGCTTTCTCGAGCGTGAACTGCCGGGCACCTTCACAATTGGTGAAGTCTTTAATGGGAATCCTCGCACCCTGGCGCCGTATTATCCCGATCAACTTGACTACTATTTTGAGTTTGAAGTAGCCAACCAGATTCGCGGAGCGGCCAATACCGGCTTAGCGCGTCTGTTTATGCAAGCGGTGCAAGAGGCTTACACCAAACTTCCTTACCAACGCTGGGCGCCTTTCCTGACCAATCACGACCAGAATCGGGTGATGTCGGTACTGGGTAACGACTTTGCAAAAGCGAAACTTGCCGCATTGGCACTCTTGACCATGCCGGGTTTACCCTTCATCTACTACGGTGAAGAGATTGGAATGCTGGGTGTCAAACCAGATGAACGCATCCGTACTCCGATGCAGTGGACGAAGGAGGAGTTTGGTGGATTTTCGTCCGGTATTCCCTGGCAACTTCCGCAGCGCGACTATCCGGAAAAGAATGTGATGCTACAAGATCAAGACCCCGACTCGCTGCTGAACACGTATCGGCAATTAATTCATCTCCATGTCGGTACTCCCGCACTGGCAACCGGCGATTTCTGGCCACTAACCGTTAAAGGCGCCGGTATTGCCGCCTATATCCGACGGAGCGGTGATAATATAGTATTGGTGATGATTAATTTTGACAAAACTCCCGCCGGACCATTCAGTCTGACGCTGGAAAGTAGTGATTTGCCGGGTGGCGCCTATCAATTGACCGCGCTCTTCGGCACACCGCCCGCACCGGCAGCGACACTAACGATTGATAATGGTGTCATTGTTGATTATCAGCCATTTACCGAAATCCCGGCTCAAACTGGGTACATCTTCAAACTGGAGCGTTGA
- a CDS encoding HipA family kinase: MIRRVTATRYVTPLREGGSLPAIVEADDDGLYVVKFRGAGQGPKVLVAELICGELARALGLPIPELVFIDIDPALGRNEPDREIQDLLSASAGLNLAVDFLPGALAFDPVATRILDRRLASLIVWFDAFITNVDRTPRNTNLLWWHRQLFLIDHGASLYMHYTWQDYQQRARNPFSQIRDHVLLPIATELETADRELTSRITPELLWNIVANVPDEWLVDHRFPSVEAHRAAYVEYLCLRLTAPRAFVQEAIDARERL; the protein is encoded by the coding sequence ATGATACGGAGAGTAACTGCCACTCGCTACGTCACACCTTTACGCGAGGGAGGTTCGTTGCCGGCAATTGTTGAAGCCGACGATGATGGACTGTATGTGGTAAAATTTCGCGGCGCCGGACAAGGGCCAAAAGTACTGGTAGCTGAACTGATTTGTGGTGAACTAGCCCGTGCTCTGGGCCTACCAATTCCTGAACTGGTATTTATCGATATTGATCCGGCATTAGGCCGCAACGAGCCCGACCGTGAGATTCAAGATCTGCTCTCTGCTAGTGCTGGCTTGAATCTGGCGGTCGATTTCTTACCCGGTGCGTTAGCGTTTGATCCAGTCGCAACCCGCATCCTCGACAGGAGACTCGCGTCACTCATTGTCTGGTTTGATGCGTTTATCACGAATGTTGATCGAACCCCCCGTAACACCAATTTGCTCTGGTGGCATCGGCAGCTTTTTCTCATCGATCACGGCGCGTCGTTGTACATGCATTACACATGGCAAGATTATCAACAGCGTGCCCGTAACCCCTTCAGCCAGATTCGGGATCATGTCTTGTTACCCATCGCTACCGAGTTAGAAACCGCCGACCGCGAACTGACAAGCCGGATCACGCCAGAGCTACTCTGGAACATTGTGGCGAATGTCCCTGATGAATGGCTGGTCGATCACCGCTTCCCTTCTGTCGAAGCTCATCGAGCGGCCTACGTAGAATATTTATGTCTGCGGCTCACCGCACCACGTGCATTTGTACAGGAGGCTATCGATGCCCGCGAGCGCCTTTGA
- a CDS encoding DUF3037 domain-containing protein yields MPASAFEYALLRLVPRVERGERINIGVVLLCRQQRFLGIRIHLDESRIAALWPDLDLVPVREQLHAFEVICTGGAKAGPIGELPLYERFRWLTATRSTVIQPSAVHCGLCESPQKMLDHIFQQMVLWPGQLVVGATDGRL; encoded by the coding sequence ATGCCCGCGAGCGCCTTTGAATATGCGTTGTTGCGTCTGGTACCACGGGTCGAACGGGGTGAACGGATCAACATTGGGGTGGTGCTGCTCTGCCGACAACAACGGTTTTTAGGCATTCGTATCCACCTCGATGAGTCACGAATTGCCGCACTCTGGCCTGATCTCGATCTGGTACCGGTGCGTGAGCAATTACATGCGTTTGAGGTCATTTGCACTGGTGGCGCCAAGGCCGGACCAATTGGTGAACTTCCACTCTACGAACGATTCCGCTGGCTCACGGCGACACGCAGCACCGTGATCCAGCCTTCAGCAGTTCATTGTGGACTATGCGAGTCACCGCAAAAGATGCTCGATCATATTTTTCAGCAGATGGTCTTGTGGCCGGGACAGCTCGTGGTTGGCGCAACCGATGGCAGGTTATAA
- a CDS encoding roadblock/LC7 domain-containing protein: MNVNTILNEAIASVKGAQFAGIVGTDGLSVAMAYHPNAAELDVDVELAELELADLTSRAAAAANRIGAGYVRDLVLETDAMLMLATQIIPGYYGVLGVLSEIANLGKARFALQAMVERVRVEL, encoded by the coding sequence ATGAATGTGAATACCATTCTCAACGAAGCCATTGCTAGCGTGAAAGGGGCGCAGTTTGCCGGTATTGTCGGCACCGATGGGTTGAGTGTGGCAATGGCTTATCATCCGAATGCCGCAGAACTCGATGTTGATGTTGAACTCGCTGAACTTGAATTGGCCGATCTAACCTCACGTGCCGCGGCAGCCGCTAATCGGATCGGTGCCGGCTATGTCCGTGATCTGGTATTAGAGACCGATGCCATGCTCATGCTGGCAACGCAGATCATCCCCGGTTACTACGGGGTGCTCGGAGTGTTAAGTGAAATTGCTAATTTGGGCAAGGCTCGCTTTGCGCTCCAGGCGATGGTCGAACGAGTGCGGGTTGAATTATAA
- the recR gene encoding recombination mediator RecR — protein MTARPDQLIAPPVARLIEEFAKLPGIGPKTASRLTFFLLRAEPKQAQALAQAILDVKEQVGYCRRCFNITVGELCPICLDPSRDQTKVCVVEEPLDVLAIERTGAYRGLYHVLHGHIAPLEGIYREDLKIDELLTRIRSEPIQEVILATNPNTEGEATAFLLLRDLAPLGVRVTRLARGLPTGGDLEWADPETLGSAFEGRREL, from the coding sequence ATGACTGCGCGTCCTGATCAATTGATAGCCCCACCGGTGGCGCGTCTCATCGAGGAGTTTGCCAAATTACCCGGAATTGGTCCAAAAACTGCCTCGCGTCTCACTTTCTTTCTGTTGCGCGCCGAACCAAAGCAGGCTCAGGCTCTCGCGCAGGCTATCCTCGACGTGAAAGAACAGGTCGGCTACTGTCGGCGCTGTTTCAACATTACCGTGGGTGAATTGTGCCCAATCTGTCTCGATCCATCACGTGATCAGACGAAAGTTTGTGTCGTTGAAGAGCCGCTCGATGTCTTGGCTATCGAGCGCACCGGCGCCTACCGTGGGTTGTACCACGTGCTCCACGGTCATATCGCTCCGCTTGAAGGAATATACCGTGAGGATCTCAAGATCGATGAGTTGTTAACTCGTATTCGGAGTGAACCGATACAGGAAGTGATCCTCGCTACGAATCCCAATACTGAGGGTGAAGCAACTGCTTTTCTGCTGCTCCGTGATTTGGCGCCGCTGGGTGTGCGGGTGACGCGCCTAGCGCGCGGATTACCAACCGGCGGTGATCTCGAATGGGCCGACCCGGAGACTCTCGGTTCGGCATTTGAAGGACGGCGTGAGTTGTAG
- a CDS encoding YbaB/EbfC family nucleoid-associated protein: protein MNQRQLMQMAQQMQRQMQKVQEELAATVVEGTAGGGAVTVKMNGHREVQSITISPEVVDPNDVDMLQDLLLVAINDASRKAQQLAEERMQPLTGGLKGLF, encoded by the coding sequence ATGAATCAGCGGCAACTGATGCAAATGGCCCAACAGATGCAGCGCCAGATGCAAAAGGTACAGGAAGAATTGGCGGCCACGGTTGTTGAGGGAACTGCTGGTGGTGGCGCAGTGACGGTCAAGATGAACGGTCACCGTGAAGTGCAATCGATCACTATCTCACCTGAAGTTGTTGACCCCAACGATGTTGATATGTTGCAAGACCTCTTGCTCGTTGCGATCAATGATGCCTCACGGAAAGCTCAGCAACTGGCCGAAGAGCGAATGCAGCCACTGACCGGTGGTCTCAAAGGGCTATTCTAG
- a CDS encoding TIGR00266 family protein, translating to MNCPQCGAPVAPNARFCTNCGARLMPASSTPTPPPLVPPSGTFTNMADVYDNRPGERLDLPDPLVVGTGVGASGLRYKIIGTTMQAVILEVPAGQTVFSERGGMSWMSANVQMQTNMEGGLGGAFKRMLSGESIFMVNFTPQGGPGIIGFSAELPGKIVPLNLGPGQTMICQKDAFMCAERSVSLDIHFRRKLGAGFFGGEGFIMQKLTGPGLAFVELDGEIVEYTLEANQMLKVDTGHVAMYEPTVNFDVEIVRGFKNILFGGEGLFLTTLRGPGRVWLQTMPAMNLAKKLAQYMPTSSSSGGGGISFGSLFTND from the coding sequence ATGAATTGTCCACAGTGTGGCGCTCCGGTAGCCCCTAATGCTCGTTTTTGCACCAACTGCGGCGCACGGTTGATGCCGGCGTCATCAACACCGACGCCACCGCCACTGGTACCGCCTTCTGGTACATTTACCAACATGGCTGATGTGTACGATAACCGCCCCGGTGAGCGGCTCGACCTACCGGATCCACTGGTTGTTGGTACTGGTGTTGGAGCGAGTGGCTTGCGCTACAAGATCATTGGTACAACCATGCAGGCAGTCATCCTCGAGGTTCCTGCCGGACAGACGGTCTTTTCTGAGCGTGGTGGAATGAGCTGGATGAGTGCCAATGTGCAGATGCAAACTAACATGGAAGGTGGGCTGGGAGGGGCATTCAAGCGCATGCTCTCCGGTGAGTCGATCTTTATGGTCAATTTCACTCCGCAAGGAGGGCCGGGGATTATCGGTTTCTCAGCCGAACTTCCGGGTAAAATCGTCCCGCTCAATCTGGGGCCGGGGCAGACAATGATTTGCCAGAAAGATGCCTTTATGTGCGCCGAACGCAGTGTGTCGCTTGATATTCATTTCCGGCGCAAACTCGGCGCCGGTTTCTTCGGCGGTGAAGGTTTTATTATGCAAAAGCTGACCGGTCCTGGTTTGGCGTTTGTTGAACTCGACGGCGAGATCGTTGAGTATACGCTCGAAGCCAACCAGATGCTGAAGGTCGATACCGGCCATGTGGCAATGTACGAACCAACGGTCAACTTTGATGTGGAGATAGTCCGTGGCTTCAAGAACATCCTCTTTGGCGGCGAGGGCCTGTTCCTGACTACTCTCCGTGGGCCGGGGCGGGTTTGGCTCCAGACGATGCCAGCAATGAATCTTGCCAAGAAACTGGCCCAGTACATGCCTACAAGTAGTTCAAGTGGTGGAGGTGGAATTAGTTTTGGCAGTCTGTTCACGAATGATTAG
- the rho gene encoding transcription termination factor Rho encodes MTVAELETKTLADLREMARKLDISGISSLKKRELIDKLIEAQNAKQMMTSAPTVAVAEPAPIVESNAVDSTTVERAAIEFGTIYSDGILDIMPEGFGFLRGNRMLPSPEDVYVSQSQIRRFALRSGDRIWGQIRPPKENERYYSLLRVEKINEQDPETARKRPFFDQLTPIFPNEQIKLETEPNLLHTRLVDLIAPIGRGQRGLIVSPPKAGKTMLLKAIANGITTNYPDITLMVLLIGERPEEVTDMRRSVRGEVISSTFDEPVENHTKVAEMTLERAKRLVEIGHDVVILMDSITRLARAYNVAMPPSGRTLSGGIDPVALYPPKRFFGAARNIENGGSLTIIATCLIDTGSRMDDVIYEEFKGTGNMELHLDRKLAEKRIFPAIDIQRSGTRREDLLLSPDTLRQVWTLRRMVSMLGENEGTELMLTRMAKTKSNAEFLQTLSKS; translated from the coding sequence ATGACGGTTGCTGAACTTGAAACAAAGACGCTCGCTGATCTGCGCGAAATGGCGCGTAAACTTGACATTTCAGGGATTAGCTCACTGAAAAAACGTGAGCTCATTGACAAACTCATCGAAGCTCAGAATGCAAAGCAGATGATGACATCTGCACCAACGGTTGCAGTTGCCGAACCTGCCCCTATTGTCGAGAGTAATGCCGTCGATAGTACCACTGTTGAGCGCGCTGCTATCGAGTTTGGCACGATTTATAGCGACGGCATCCTGGATATTATGCCGGAGGGTTTTGGCTTTCTTCGTGGCAACCGGATGCTGCCTAGCCCTGAAGATGTTTATGTATCGCAATCTCAGATTCGGCGCTTCGCTCTGCGCAGTGGTGATCGAATATGGGGGCAGATCCGTCCACCAAAAGAGAATGAGCGCTACTACTCTCTTCTGCGGGTCGAGAAAATTAACGAGCAAGACCCTGAAACTGCCCGTAAACGTCCCTTCTTTGATCAACTGACGCCAATCTTTCCTAACGAACAGATTAAGTTAGAAACTGAGCCAAACCTCTTGCATACACGCCTAGTTGATCTGATTGCTCCTATCGGACGTGGTCAACGCGGACTTATCGTCTCTCCACCTAAAGCTGGAAAGACGATGCTGCTCAAGGCGATTGCTAACGGTATTACAACCAATTACCCCGATATTACGCTCATGGTTTTGCTCATCGGTGAACGGCCGGAAGAGGTGACTGATATGCGACGTTCTGTGCGCGGTGAGGTGATCTCTTCGACGTTTGATGAGCCGGTCGAGAACCACACGAAAGTTGCCGAAATGACGCTTGAGCGTGCAAAACGGCTGGTGGAGATCGGGCATGATGTTGTGATCTTGATGGACTCGATTACACGCCTGGCGCGAGCCTACAACGTCGCTATGCCACCGAGTGGTCGCACCCTGTCTGGTGGTATCGATCCGGTTGCCCTTTACCCGCCGAAGCGATTCTTTGGAGCGGCCCGGAACATCGAAAACGGTGGATCATTGACAATTATCGCCACCTGTCTCATTGATACCGGATCACGGATGGACGATGTGATCTACGAGGAATTCAAGGGCACCGGGAATATGGAACTGCACCTTGATCGGAAACTGGCCGAAAAGCGAATCTTCCCGGCTATCGATATTCAGCGTTCTGGGACACGGCGTGAGGATCTCTTGCTTAGCCCTGATACGTTACGCCAGGTGTGGACGTTGCGCCGCATGGTGAGTATGCTTGGCGAGAATGAGGGGACGGAGCTGATGCTGACTCGGATGGCGAAAACGAAATCGAACGCAGAATTTTTGCAGACACTAAGTAAGAGTTAG